In Microbacterium maritypicum, the following are encoded in one genomic region:
- a CDS encoding TetR/AcrR family transcriptional regulator, which yields MGDGSRRRRDPEARRREIVTAAAELIVEVGAEAVTHRKVAARAGVPLGATTQYFDTLDDLRSAAFRALADEVDARLDGVRQTIADRGDSPAVIAALVFESLDDHHAVQADRAVVTAAVHDPRLRELARHLSDRLVELLEPTYGEDRARAAMIFIDGVMWSMQIRDAHLEQSFIETALARILGDSVSTPSAATATP from the coding sequence ATGGGTGATGGGTCGCGTCGTCGACGTGACCCTGAAGCGCGCCGTCGCGAGATCGTGACCGCCGCCGCCGAGCTCATCGTCGAAGTGGGCGCCGAAGCCGTCACCCACCGCAAGGTCGCCGCCCGCGCCGGCGTTCCCCTCGGGGCGACCACCCAGTACTTCGACACCCTCGACGACCTCCGCTCCGCCGCCTTCCGCGCGCTCGCCGACGAGGTGGATGCGCGCCTCGACGGCGTCCGGCAGACCATCGCCGACCGCGGGGACAGCCCCGCCGTGATCGCCGCGCTCGTGTTCGAGAGCCTCGACGACCACCATGCCGTGCAGGCCGACCGCGCCGTGGTCACCGCGGCCGTGCATGACCCCCGGTTGCGCGAGCTCGCACGTCATCTCTCCGACCGGCTCGTGGAACTTCTCGAGCCGACCTATGGCGAAGACCGCGCCCGAGCGGCGATGATCTTCATCGACGGCGTCATGTGGAGCATGCAGATCCGCGACGCCCATCTCGAACAGTCCTTCATCGAGACCGCACTGGCGCGGATCCTCGGAGATTCCGTCTCCACTCCCTCCGCAGCGACAGCCACACCCTGA
- a CDS encoding DEAD/DEAH box helicase: MPKNKKPRGGRPAANFEPRYGAKKTSFHDRHNGGPARDGARDERGARADAGDRRSAPAAGGYDRRPGSRSAGHRGYRPAEAESGAPKQRWNASERAGRDEARGIRNRAESGRREAPHHRNDERSERPRYNDRPSVGGRFDDRPRRDDRGGQRPTGQRPTGPGTYRDERGGDRPRFDRDDRSRRDDRGAGTQRQGFRDNDHRDGGRPVRDDRRGGGERPRFNSDRGAERPRFNSDRGTERPRFDRDERPRRDDRGGDRARSNDRGADRGGERSYDADRARRAFDRDRTQRSYEGGRDERSRPSTGGAYRTERPRPLTSDTRGRPARNERPSRNDWNATGRPESTGAKFTPGDDVVHERLEAKSVAAVEVDGVTFGDLGLGSNIVDTLVGMGAATPFPIQAASIPAVLAGRDVLARGRTGSGKTIAFGAPLVERVLQSQAGKRREFGRSPRAIILAPTRELALQIDRTIQPIARSVGLFTTQIYGGVPQGRQVGALKKGVDIVIGTPGRVEDLINQGKLDLSDCRIAVLDEADHMCELGFVEPVQRILRHTADGSQKLLFSATLDREVAALVDEFLVDPAVYEVAGEDQDSSTIEHRVLVIEHRDKADILTSLVDRAGKTLVFARTRAYADMLAEQFDDAGIPAVSLHGDLNQAKRTRNLERLTSGRVNVLVATDVAARGIHVDDIDLVVQADAPDEYKTYLHRSGRTGRAGRSGRVVTLITRQRQRRMTELLDRAEIDAPFENARLDDDVIEEIAGRVPTAADLTA, from the coding sequence ATGCCCAAGAACAAGAAGCCCCGCGGCGGACGTCCCGCCGCCAACTTCGAGCCGCGCTACGGCGCCAAGAAGACCTCCTTCCACGACCGCCACAACGGCGGCCCCGCCCGTGACGGTGCGCGCGACGAGCGTGGTGCCCGCGCGGATGCCGGCGACCGCCGCTCCGCCCCCGCCGCCGGCGGCTACGACCGTCGTCCCGGCAGCCGCAGCGCCGGTCACCGTGGCTACCGCCCGGCCGAGGCCGAGTCGGGTGCGCCCAAGCAGCGCTGGAACGCCTCCGAGCGTGCCGGCCGCGACGAGGCCCGGGGCATCCGCAACCGCGCCGAGTCCGGACGCCGCGAGGCACCGCACCACCGCAACGACGAGCGCTCCGAGCGTCCTCGCTACAACGACCGGCCCAGCGTCGGCGGCCGCTTCGACGACCGTCCGCGTCGGGACGACCGTGGCGGACAGCGTCCGACCGGTCAGCGCCCGACCGGTCCCGGAACCTATCGCGACGAGCGCGGCGGCGACCGCCCCCGCTTCGACCGCGACGACCGCTCGCGTCGTGACGACCGTGGCGCCGGCACCCAGCGTCAGGGCTTCCGCGACAACGACCACCGCGATGGCGGGCGTCCGGTCCGCGACGACCGCCGTGGCGGCGGCGAGCGTCCCCGGTTCAACAGCGACCGTGGCGCCGAGCGTCCCCGGTTCAACAGCGACCGTGGCACCGAGCGCCCCCGGTTCGACCGCGACGAGCGTCCGCGTCGTGACGACCGCGGCGGCGACCGTGCCCGGAGCAACGACCGTGGCGCCGACCGCGGCGGCGAGCGTTCGTACGACGCCGACCGCGCCCGTCGGGCCTTCGACCGCGACCGCACGCAGCGCTCGTACGAGGGCGGCCGTGACGAGCGTTCGCGTCCGTCGACCGGTGGCGCGTACCGCACCGAGCGTCCGCGCCCGCTGACCTCCGACACCCGTGGGCGTCCGGCGCGCAACGAGCGCCCGAGCCGCAACGACTGGAACGCCACCGGCCGGCCCGAGTCGACCGGAGCGAAGTTCACCCCGGGCGACGACGTCGTGCACGAGCGCCTCGAGGCGAAGTCCGTCGCAGCCGTCGAGGTCGACGGTGTGACCTTCGGTGACCTCGGTCTCGGCTCGAACATCGTCGACACCCTCGTCGGCATGGGCGCGGCGACGCCGTTCCCGATCCAGGCCGCCAGCATCCCGGCCGTCCTCGCCGGGCGCGACGTGCTCGCCCGCGGTCGCACCGGCTCCGGCAAGACCATCGCTTTCGGCGCCCCGCTCGTCGAGCGCGTGCTGCAGTCGCAGGCCGGCAAGCGCCGTGAGTTCGGACGGTCGCCGCGCGCGATCATCCTCGCTCCGACGCGCGAGCTCGCGCTGCAGATCGACCGCACGATCCAGCCGATCGCCCGCAGCGTCGGCCTCTTCACCACGCAGATCTACGGTGGTGTCCCGCAGGGTCGCCAGGTCGGTGCGCTGAAGAAGGGCGTCGACATCGTGATCGGCACCCCCGGTCGCGTCGAGGACCTCATCAACCAGGGCAAGCTCGACCTCTCGGACTGCCGCATCGCGGTGCTGGACGAGGCCGACCACATGTGCGAGCTCGGATTCGTCGAGCCCGTGCAGCGCATCCTGCGTCACACCGCAGACGGCAGCCAGAAGCTGCTGTTCTCGGCCACGCTCGACCGCGAGGTCGCGGCTCTCGTCGACGAGTTCCTCGTCGACCCGGCTGTGTACGAGGTCGCCGGTGAAGACCAGGACTCCAGCACGATCGAGCACCGCGTGCTCGTGATCGAGCACCGCGACAAGGCCGACATCCTCACGTCGCTCGTCGACCGTGCCGGCAAGACACTGGTCTTCGCTCGCACCCGTGCCTACGCCGACATGCTCGCCGAGCAGTTCGACGATGCCGGCATCCCGGCCGTCTCGCTGCACGGCGACCTGAACCAGGCCAAGCGCACGCGCAACCTCGAGCGTCTGACCTCGGGCCGCGTGAACGTGCTCGTCGCCACGGATGTCGCCGCCCGCGGCATCCACGTCGACGACATCGACCTGGTCGTCCAGGCCGACGCTCCCGACGAGTACAAGACGTACCTCCACCGCTCGGGTCGTACCGGTCGCGCGGGTCGTTCGGGTCGTGTCGTCACGCTGATCACGCGTCAGCGTCAGCGTCGCATGACCGAGCTGCTCGACCGCGCCGAGATCGACGCGCCGTTCGAGAACGCGCGCCTCGACGACGACGTGATCGAGGAGATCGCCGGTCGCGTGCCGACCGCGGCCGACCTCACCGCCTGA
- a CDS encoding Rv2578c family radical SAM protein — MRWQGQKLGETDAAALPGLEDRSSVLRSVTTPEFAGMTFHEVLSKSALNHVPGASRMPFAWTINPYRGCSHACVYCFARGTHEYLDLDGGSDFDSQIVVKVNVVEVLEKELRRGSWQHETVALGTNTDPYQRAEGRYKLMPGIIETLAASGTPMSILTKGTLIRRDIPLLVKAAQRVPVDVQMSIAMYDDELQKAIEPGAPTTQARLDTVRALADAGFPVTVFLMPIMPHMTDSLEAIDSALVRIKEAGARTVIYGALHLRPGVKPWFFEWLGANRPDLVSSYRGLYPGASAEAPKGYRQWLAKRARPLIRMHGLDGRHEDDYSRRGFRPGQGHVQSGAATAAAVRFTPTAQAAAAQPMLF, encoded by the coding sequence ATGCGGTGGCAGGGACAGAAGCTCGGCGAGACGGATGCAGCGGCGCTGCCCGGACTCGAAGACCGGTCGAGCGTGCTGCGGTCGGTGACCACCCCCGAGTTCGCCGGGATGACGTTCCACGAGGTGCTGTCCAAGTCGGCCCTGAACCACGTGCCCGGCGCTTCACGCATGCCGTTCGCCTGGACGATCAACCCGTACCGCGGATGTTCGCATGCCTGCGTTTACTGTTTCGCCCGCGGCACGCACGAGTACCTCGACCTCGACGGCGGGTCGGACTTCGATTCGCAGATCGTGGTCAAGGTGAACGTGGTCGAGGTGCTCGAGAAGGAGCTGCGGCGCGGCAGCTGGCAGCACGAGACAGTCGCCCTGGGCACGAACACCGACCCGTATCAGCGGGCCGAGGGGCGCTACAAGCTCATGCCCGGCATCATCGAGACCCTCGCCGCATCCGGCACCCCGATGTCGATCCTCACCAAGGGGACGCTGATCCGCCGCGACATCCCCCTGCTCGTGAAGGCCGCGCAGCGCGTGCCCGTCGACGTGCAGATGTCGATCGCCATGTACGACGACGAGCTGCAGAAGGCCATCGAACCGGGAGCCCCGACCACCCAGGCCCGCCTCGACACCGTTCGCGCCCTGGCCGACGCCGGGTTTCCCGTGACCGTGTTCCTCATGCCGATCATGCCGCACATGACCGACTCTCTCGAGGCGATCGACAGCGCCCTCGTGCGCATCAAAGAGGCGGGAGCGCGCACCGTCATCTACGGAGCACTGCATCTGCGACCGGGCGTCAAGCCGTGGTTCTTCGAGTGGCTCGGCGCCAACCGGCCCGACCTGGTGTCGTCGTATCGCGGGCTCTATCCCGGCGCCTCGGCCGAGGCCCCCAAGGGATACCGGCAGTGGCTCGCGAAACGCGCTCGCCCCCTCATCCGGATGCACGGACTCGACGGCCGCCATGAAGACGACTACTCCCGCCGCGGGTTCCGACCAGGGCAGGGACACGTACAGTCGGGAGCGGCGACCGCGGCAGCGGTGCGCTTCACGCCCACTGCTCAGGCCGCGGCTGCGCAGCCGATGCTGTTCTGA
- a CDS encoding efflux RND transporter permease subunit, with translation MSKLAILSLKNRALIALITIVAAVFGGLALTNLKQELIPSLELPALVVMTTYPGASPEVVENDVSTPIESAIQGVPGLESTTATSTTNASIVQAMFAYGTNLATAEQKIQQAINRVSSQLPEDVAPQVLSVSIDDFPVIQVAVTGFEDADNAQAELESVAIPELEDVDGVNAAEIVGGVGQRISITPDPAKLAAEGQSTQAISNALQQNGTLFPGGDITENGQTLTVQTGAKITSVEEIAALPLVGTTSTIGDVATVAQESDPVTSISRVDGKDALSISITKLPAANTVEVSNGVIAALDTISDAFPDAEFTIIFDQAPFIVQSIETLATEGLLGLVFAVIVILVFLMSIRSTLVTAISIPTSVLITFIGLQAFGYSLNVLTLGALTIAIGRVVDDSIVVIENIKRHYVGDADKGDAIRLAVREVAMAITASTITTVAVFLPIVFVGDMVGELFRPFAMTVTIAMVASLLVALTIVPVLAYWFLKPGKELVDEHGNVIDPEHPDAPPTQLQRVYRPILGWTLKHSGVTVILAVVVLGATLAAAPLMKINFLSDSGQNTMTVTQDLGPTASLQAKSDAAVEVEDALLGIDGIEHVQASIGTSGSALSDAFSGGAGVTYSVLTDGDADQEKLRADVQDAIDGLGDDVGEVSVAASAGFGSSDIEITVTASNADDLQTATTSVVEELDGRDGVGQVTDNLAASLPYIAVVVDREAAAQRGLSEVAVGSIVSNTMRPQQAGSVEIDDTALTIYIVTPEPPTTVQALKELAIPTPLGVVQLQDIATVEQRNGPTSITTEQGRRTSTVTVPPASDNLATATQSVTEALAAADLPDGASAEVGGVASQQADSFSQLGLAMLAAILIVYVVMVAVFKSLRQPLLLLVSVPFAATGAILLQIVTGVPLGVASLIGVLMLIGIVVTNAIVLVDLVNQYREKGLSTIEAVKAGGEKRLRPILMTALATILALTPMALGITGHGGFISQPLAIVVIGGLLSSTVLTLIVLPTLYNLVEGAKERRAARKAGGSDAGGAPKPDAPVDPDTSGAAVAPAGSVLIDASGLPYAPQLTRRELRDRGE, from the coding sequence TTGTCGAAACTCGCCATCCTGAGCCTCAAGAACCGCGCGCTCATCGCCCTGATCACCATCGTCGCGGCGGTGTTCGGCGGGCTCGCGCTCACCAACCTCAAGCAGGAGCTGATCCCTTCGCTCGAGCTGCCGGCGCTCGTCGTAATGACGACGTACCCCGGTGCCTCACCCGAGGTGGTCGAGAACGACGTGTCGACGCCGATCGAGTCGGCGATCCAGGGCGTGCCGGGGTTGGAATCGACCACGGCCACCAGCACCACGAACGCCTCGATCGTGCAGGCGATGTTCGCCTACGGCACCAACCTCGCCACCGCCGAGCAGAAGATCCAGCAGGCGATCAACCGCGTCTCCTCGCAGCTGCCGGAAGACGTGGCCCCGCAGGTGCTGTCGGTCTCCATCGACGACTTCCCGGTGATCCAGGTGGCCGTCACCGGATTCGAGGATGCCGACAACGCGCAGGCCGAGCTCGAATCCGTCGCGATCCCCGAGCTGGAAGACGTCGATGGCGTGAACGCCGCCGAGATCGTCGGCGGTGTCGGGCAGCGCATCAGCATCACGCCCGACCCCGCCAAGCTCGCCGCCGAAGGCCAGAGCACGCAGGCGATCAGCAATGCGCTGCAGCAGAACGGCACGCTCTTCCCCGGCGGGGACATCACCGAGAACGGTCAGACGCTCACGGTGCAGACCGGAGCGAAGATCACCTCGGTCGAAGAGATCGCGGCACTCCCGCTCGTCGGTACCACCTCGACCATCGGCGATGTCGCCACGGTCGCGCAGGAGTCCGACCCGGTCACCTCGATCTCGCGCGTCGACGGCAAGGACGCGCTCTCGATCTCGATCACCAAGCTCCCCGCCGCGAACACCGTGGAGGTGTCGAACGGCGTCATCGCCGCGCTCGACACGATCAGCGACGCCTTCCCCGACGCCGAGTTCACGATCATCTTCGACCAGGCGCCGTTCATCGTGCAGTCGATCGAGACGCTGGCGACCGAGGGCCTGCTCGGCCTGGTGTTCGCGGTGATCGTGATCCTCGTGTTCCTGATGTCGATCCGCTCCACGCTCGTCACTGCCATCTCGATCCCGACCAGCGTGCTCATCACCTTCATCGGGCTGCAGGCGTTCGGCTACTCGCTGAACGTGCTGACCCTCGGTGCGCTCACGATCGCGATCGGCCGCGTGGTCGACGACTCCATCGTCGTGATCGAGAACATCAAACGTCACTACGTCGGCGATGCCGACAAGGGTGATGCGATCCGCCTCGCCGTGCGCGAGGTCGCCATGGCGATCACGGCATCCACGATCACGACGGTCGCGGTGTTCCTGCCGATCGTCTTCGTCGGCGACATGGTCGGCGAGCTGTTCCGACCGTTCGCCATGACCGTGACCATCGCGATGGTCGCCTCGCTCCTGGTGGCCCTCACCATCGTCCCGGTGCTCGCGTACTGGTTCCTGAAGCCGGGCAAGGAGCTCGTCGACGAGCACGGAAACGTCATCGACCCCGAGCACCCGGATGCTCCGCCGACGCAGCTGCAGCGCGTCTACCGGCCGATCCTCGGCTGGACCCTCAAGCACTCCGGTGTCACGGTGATCCTCGCCGTCGTCGTGCTCGGCGCCACGCTCGCCGCCGCACCGCTCATGAAGATCAACTTCTTGAGCGACTCCGGCCAGAACACCATGACCGTCACGCAGGACCTCGGCCCGACCGCGAGCCTGCAGGCGAAGTCGGATGCCGCGGTCGAGGTCGAGGACGCACTCCTCGGCATCGACGGCATCGAGCACGTGCAGGCCTCGATCGGCACCAGCGGCTCGGCCCTCAGCGACGCCTTCTCGGGCGGAGCGGGTGTTACCTACTCGGTGCTCACCGACGGCGACGCCGACCAGGAGAAGCTGCGCGCCGACGTGCAGGACGCGATCGACGGACTCGGCGACGACGTGGGCGAGGTGTCGGTCGCGGCATCCGCCGGCTTCGGCTCGAGCGACATCGAGATCACGGTCACGGCATCCAACGCCGACGACCTGCAGACCGCGACCACCTCGGTCGTCGAGGAGCTCGACGGACGCGACGGCGTCGGCCAGGTGACCGACAACCTCGCCGCCTCGCTGCCGTACATCGCCGTGGTCGTCGACCGGGAGGCAGCCGCCCAGCGCGGTCTCTCCGAGGTCGCGGTCGGCTCGATCGTCTCGAACACCATGCGTCCGCAGCAGGCCGGATCGGTCGAGATCGACGACACCGCGCTGACCATCTACATCGTCACGCCGGAGCCACCGACCACTGTCCAGGCGCTCAAGGAGCTCGCGATCCCGACCCCGCTCGGCGTCGTGCAGCTGCAGGACATCGCGACGGTCGAGCAGCGCAACGGCCCCACCTCGATCACGACCGAGCAGGGGCGCCGGACATCGACGGTCACCGTGCCGCCGGCATCCGACAACCTCGCCACCGCCACGCAGTCGGTGACCGAGGCGCTCGCCGCAGCCGACCTGCCCGACGGTGCCTCGGCCGAGGTCGGCGGTGTCGCCTCGCAGCAGGCCGACTCGTTCTCGCAGCTCGGACTCGCGATGCTCGCGGCGATCCTGATCGTCTACGTGGTGATGGTCGCGGTGTTCAAGTCGCTGCGCCAGCCGCTGCTGCTGCTCGTCTCGGTGCCGTTCGCGGCGACCGGCGCGATCCTGCTGCAGATCGTCACGGGCGTGCCGCTGGGCGTCGCCTCGCTGATCGGTGTGCTGATGCTCATCGGCATCGTGGTGACGAACGCGATCGTGCTCGTCGACCTCGTGAACCAGTACAGGGAGAAGGGTCTGTCGACCATCGAGGCGGTGAAGGCCGGTGGCGAGAAGCGTCTGCGTCCGATCCTCATGACGGCACTCGCCACAATCCTCGCGCTGACGCCGATGGCTCTCGGCATCACCGGTCACGGCGGGTTCATCTCGCAGCCGCTCGCGATCGTCGTGATCGGCGGCCTGCTCTCCTCGACCGTGCTGACGCTGATCGTGCTGCCCACCCTCTACAACCTCGTCGAGGGTGCCAAGGAGCGGCGGGCCGCGCGCAAGGCCGGTGGGTCGGATGCCGGGGGAGCGCCGAAGCCGGATGCTCCCGTCGACCCCGACACGTCGGGTGCCGCTGTGGCTCCGGCCGGATCGGTGCTGATCGACGCGTCCGGCCTGCCGTACGCGCCGCAGCTCACGCGGCGCGAGCTGCGCGACCGCGGGGAGTAG
- a CDS encoding PLP-dependent aspartate aminotransferase family protein, producing MDTRPDRKDPLTLSDLSLAVHAGNQLDSTMALRTPLVMANSYQLPDDPSEISWSATAPGLYTRNTGVNQSALEQKLAALDGAEEAVALASGVAALHAVFFTHLRVGDHVIVSDVVYEATWRLWTELLPQRYGLEATFVDIGDLDAVRAAMRPETRLVCIEAIANPTTKVADVAAIAEIAHSAGAILMVDSTFSPPPFYRPIPDGADLVVHSLTKYLNGHGDAMGGSVAGSHELIQPIKADAMVDVGGIISPFNAWQIQRGTVTLPLRLRQHFDSAARIAEMLAADDRVEYIAYPGLDSHPDHALAVRQFDGRGFGGMMAFAVKGSPDVQNTFVANLRLITSGFSLGHDDSLIVHTGTEGGRVATYPEPFRKFGHLRLSVGLEDTDDLLADLSAALDATFP from the coding sequence ATGGACACTCGCCCCGACCGCAAAGATCCCCTCACCCTGTCGGACCTCAGCCTGGCCGTGCACGCCGGCAACCAGCTCGACTCGACGATGGCGCTGCGGACCCCGCTCGTGATGGCCAACTCCTATCAGCTTCCCGACGATCCGAGCGAGATCAGCTGGTCGGCCACCGCGCCCGGGCTGTACACGCGCAACACCGGCGTGAACCAGTCCGCGCTGGAGCAGAAGCTCGCCGCGCTCGATGGCGCCGAGGAGGCCGTCGCCCTCGCCTCGGGCGTCGCGGCACTGCACGCCGTCTTCTTCACCCACCTGCGCGTCGGCGACCACGTGATCGTGAGCGACGTGGTGTACGAGGCGACCTGGCGCCTGTGGACCGAACTGCTGCCGCAGCGCTATGGACTCGAGGCCACCTTCGTCGACATCGGCGATCTCGATGCCGTGCGTGCGGCCATGCGCCCGGAGACGCGCCTGGTGTGCATCGAGGCGATCGCGAACCCCACCACCAAGGTCGCCGACGTGGCGGCGATCGCGGAGATCGCACACTCCGCCGGCGCGATCCTGATGGTCGACTCGACCTTCTCGCCGCCGCCGTTCTACCGCCCCATCCCGGACGGCGCCGACCTGGTCGTGCACTCCCTCACGAAGTACCTCAACGGGCACGGCGACGCGATGGGGGGATCGGTCGCGGGCAGCCACGAGCTCATCCAGCCCATCAAGGCCGACGCGATGGTCGATGTCGGCGGCATCATCTCGCCCTTCAACGCCTGGCAGATCCAGCGCGGAACCGTCACGCTCCCCCTGCGCCTGCGGCAGCACTTCGACTCGGCCGCCCGCATCGCCGAGATGCTCGCCGCCGACGACCGGGTGGAGTACATCGCCTACCCCGGTCTCGACTCCCACCCCGACCACGCGCTCGCCGTCCGCCAGTTCGATGGACGCGGCTTCGGCGGCATGATGGCGTTCGCCGTGAAGGGCTCCCCCGACGTGCAGAACACGTTCGTGGCGAACCTGCGGCTGATCACCTCGGGCTTCTCGCTCGGCCACGACGACTCGCTGATCGTGCACACCGGGACCGAGGGCGGCCGCGTCGCCACCTATCCCGAACCCTTCCGGAAGTTCGGCCACCTGCGGCTCTCGGTCGGCCTCGAAGACACGGACGACCTGTTGGCAGACCTGAGCGCTGCGCTCGACGCGACGTTCCCCTGA
- a CDS encoding Lrp/AsnC family transcriptional regulator produces the protein MMAHTQEVSMERLHLDQIDRSILAALTEDARVPLVALASQVHLSRNAVKQRMERMERQGVIGGYTVTPGHAGGSPVSAIVLVYRTDRMRGGAVIAEISQIPEVRRCDVLSGDFDLLVMLEADSMDRIGEIWEMLAAVPGVANTVTAVSLTRVVDRA, from the coding sequence ATGATGGCGCACACTCAGGAGGTCTCGATGGAGCGGCTTCACCTCGATCAGATCGATCGCAGCATCCTCGCCGCGCTCACCGAAGACGCCCGCGTGCCCCTGGTCGCACTCGCATCCCAGGTACATCTCTCGCGCAACGCCGTGAAGCAGCGGATGGAACGCATGGAGCGGCAGGGCGTGATCGGCGGGTACACCGTCACGCCGGGGCACGCCGGCGGCTCCCCCGTCTCGGCGATCGTGCTCGTCTACCGCACCGACCGGATGCGCGGCGGCGCGGTCATCGCCGAGATCTCGCAGATCCCCGAGGTGCGGCGGTGCGACGTGCTGTCCGGCGACTTCGACCTGCTCGTCATGCTGGAGGCCGACTCGATGGACCGCATCGGCGAGATCTGGGAGATGCTCGCCGCCGTGCCCGGAGTCGCGAACACGGTGACGGCCGTGTCGTTGACCCGCGTCGTCGACCGCGCCTGA
- a CDS encoding aldose 1-epimerase family protein, which translates to MTSASPTGAQITLRLGDATAQIAQVGASLRSLRIGGVDLVPPYPLDQPTPACSGVVLAPWPNRVRDGRWDDDGTSRLLAITEPKLNNASHGLLRFTAYEVSHTDAEAVLRATIVPQTGYPYLIETAVTYTLTPDGIEVTHTLTNRSATPAPVALGTHPFVTIGDVDPHDLVLRVPAETAFTTDERMLPTGTRPAEAALRDGVRLGDVTLDTGFTDLARDTDGRVRHSLTAPDGRRVTLWQGEGFDYVQVYTTPAYPGQSLAVAIEPMTAPADALNSGLGIRRLAPDETWTLHWGIALG; encoded by the coding sequence GTGACTTCCGCATCCCCCACCGGCGCCCAGATCACCCTCCGACTCGGCGATGCGACCGCCCAGATCGCACAGGTCGGCGCGTCCCTGCGGTCGCTGCGCATCGGCGGCGTCGACCTCGTCCCTCCATACCCGCTCGATCAGCCGACTCCCGCCTGTTCCGGCGTGGTCCTCGCCCCGTGGCCGAACCGCGTGCGCGACGGTCGGTGGGATGACGACGGAACCTCGCGCCTGCTCGCGATCACCGAGCCGAAGCTGAACAATGCCAGTCACGGACTGCTGCGCTTCACGGCGTACGAGGTGTCGCACACCGACGCCGAAGCCGTGCTGCGGGCGACGATCGTGCCCCAGACCGGCTACCCGTACCTGATCGAGACCGCCGTGACCTACACGCTCACGCCCGACGGCATCGAGGTCACGCACACGCTCACCAACCGCTCGGCGACGCCCGCACCGGTCGCCCTCGGCACGCACCCCTTCGTGACGATCGGCGACGTCGACCCGCATGACCTGGTGCTGCGTGTGCCCGCGGAGACGGCGTTCACGACCGACGAGCGGATGCTCCCCACCGGCACCCGTCCCGCCGAGGCCGCCCTGCGCGACGGGGTGCGGCTGGGCGACGTGACCCTCGACACCGGGTTCACCGACCTCGCCCGCGACACCGACGGCCGCGTGCGGCACTCGCTCACGGCACCCGACGGCCGCCGCGTGACACTGTGGCAGGGCGAGGGCTTCGACTACGTGCAGGTGTACACGACGCCCGCCTACCCGGGGCAGAGTCTCGCGGTCGCGATCGAGCCGATGACCGCGCCCGCCGATGCGTTGAACAGCGGCCTCGGCATCCGTCGTCTCGCCCCCGACGAGACCTGGACGCTGCACTGGGGCATCGCCCTCGGCTGA
- a CDS encoding YaeQ family protein has product MAIGSTVHTFEVQLADTDRGIYEDYSLRVARHPSETDAYMLTRVLAYGLEFAEGITFGGSISSTEEPAVLVRDMTGLITVWVEIGAPDAERLHHGSRLAERTVVYTHRDPAKVMAQWADKRIHRREDIRVYSFDPGFIESAAALIERRNTMTLTRAEGVIYLDLNGTSLTSTVHVHELA; this is encoded by the coding sequence ATGGCGATCGGTTCGACAGTCCACACATTCGAGGTGCAGCTCGCTGACACCGACCGCGGAATCTACGAGGACTACTCGCTGCGCGTGGCGCGGCATCCGTCCGAGACCGACGCGTACATGCTCACCCGCGTGCTCGCCTATGGGCTCGAGTTCGCCGAGGGCATCACGTTCGGCGGCAGCATCTCCTCGACCGAGGAACCGGCCGTGCTCGTGCGCGACATGACCGGGCTCATCACCGTCTGGGTCGAGATCGGGGCGCCCGATGCCGAGCGACTGCACCACGGCAGCCGACTGGCCGAACGCACTGTCGTCTACACGCACCGCGATCCCGCGAAGGTCATGGCGCAGTGGGCGGACAAGCGCATCCACCGCCGCGAGGACATCCGCGTGTACAGCTTCGACCCCGGGTTCATCGAGTCGGCCGCGGCCCTGATCGAACGCCGCAACACGATGACCCTCACGCGGGCCGAGGGAGTGATCTACCTCGACCTCAACGGCACGAGCCTGACCTCGACCGTGCACGTGCACGAGCTGGCCTGA